A portion of the Phyllopteryx taeniolatus isolate TA_2022b chromosome 15, UOR_Ptae_1.2, whole genome shotgun sequence genome contains these proteins:
- the LOC133465171 gene encoding gastrula zinc finger protein XlCGF57.1-like, whose amino-acid sequence MCARRTAEYEGELCGTKEENQRQSQLLDAVRLHPADVSEDLRPQRLEPASPHIKEEVDDEELPQIKEEEELEFLYDKEKEERPKMKEDKSEHPHDEEQPKTPYIKEEEEPSNIKKEEYIAKFASTGVPLKSEDEGHREENRGAELPSSSSSQHMTTKGEDHCGGSQADGLLAPLSDSDGTMSHSPDTDDDVQSECDMTCHTDKKHWKCSNCGKTFVNKSLLKSHLMIHTAQNIFVCSDCGQTFSENRCLRRHTRTHTGAKPFACSVCGQTFSENRYLKTHARTHTGEKPYTCSVCGKRFTEKGHLTTHSGTHSGARPLACSVCGQTFTQKGHLKTHTRTHSGEKPFACSVCGQTFSENRYLRIHTRTHTGEKPYACSVCGQRFTQKGHLTTHRLTHTGEKPLACSVCGQRFTQKGHLKTHTRTHTGEKPFSCSVCGQTFSLKGHLKSHTTIHTGEKPFACSVCGQSFSVNGSLTRHAKTHTVEKPFACSVCGQRYTLKESLKRHTRTHTGENCFVCSFCGKKFTQRGNLTRHIRKHTGE is encoded by the coding sequence ATGTTAGTGAAGATCTTCGTCCTCAGCGGCTGGAGCCAGCATCCCCTCACATTAAGGAGGAAGTGGACGATGAAGAGCTCCCCCAAattaaagaggaggaggagctggagTTCCTTTACGATAAAGAGAAGGAAGAGCGTCCTAAAATGAAAGAGGACAAGTCAGAGCACCCTCACGATGAAGAGCAGCCAAAGACCCCCTACataaaagaggaggaagagcccTCAAACATTAAAAAGGAGGAGTATATCGCCAAGTTTgcatcgactggtgtccctttgaagagtgaagatgaaggtcatcGTGAGGAGaacagaggggcggagctgccaagcagcagctcaagtcaacacatgacaacaaaagGTGAAGACCACTgcggaggatcacaagcagacgggCTCTTAGCTCCGCTATCAGATAGTGACGGCACAATGTCACACTCTCctgacactgatgatgatgtacAGTCTGAatgtgatatgacatgtcacactgacaaaaaacacTGGAAATGTTCTAATTGTGGGAAAACGTTTGTCAACAAGTCTCTTTTGAAAAGTCATTTGATGATCCACACTGCACAGAACATTTTTGTatgctcagattgtggtcaaaCGTTCTCTGAAAACAGATGTTtaagaagacacacaagaacgcacactggagctaaaccttttgcctgctcagtttgtggtcaaacattCTCTGAAAAcagatatttaaaaacacatgcaagaacacacactggtgaaaaaccttatacctgctcagtttgtggtaaaagattcactgaGAAGGGACATTTGACAACTCACAGTGGAACGCACAGTGGAGCGAGACCTTTAgcttgctcagtttgcggtcaaacattcactcagaagggacatttaaaaacacacacaagaacacattctggtgaaaaaccttttgcctgctcagtttgtggtcaaacattCTCTGAAAACAGATATTTAAGAATAcatacaagaacacacactggtgagaaaccttatGCATGCTcggtttgtggccaaagattcactcagaagggacatTTGACAACACACAGActaacacacactggagagaaacctttagcctgctcggtttgtggtcaaagattcactcagaagggacatttaaaaacacacacaagaacacatactggtgagaaacctttttcctgttcAGTCTGTGGTCAAACATTCTCACTTAAGGGACacttaaaaagtcacacaacaatacacactggtgagaaaccgtttgcctgctcagtttgtggtcaaagctTCTCTGTTAATGGAAGCTTAACAAGACATGCAAAAACGCACACTgtagaaaaaccttttgcctgctctgtttgtggccaaagatatACTCTTAAAGAAAGcttgaaaagacacacaagaacacacactggagagaattGTTTTGTCTGCTCATTTTGTGGTAAAAAATTCACCCAGAGGGGAAATTTGACAAGACATATAAGAAAACACACTGGTGAATAA
- the LOC133490190 gene encoding zinc finger protein OZF-like: MCARRTAEYEEELCGTNEDGRQRQPLDAVCKKLPVGLRTDVSEALRPEWQEPQSPHVKEEEEQESCAIKKEEQEFLNIKEEEQEFIIKVPLTGIYLKGENEGKGQSVTNRAAEPPSSSSSQHTTTQGEGVQCVESAADGLIAPLSDSDGTTSHSLHDDDEQSEGHKTDHTNNKRWKCSQCEKSFGYKSHLKSHMISHTGEKPFACSLCAKRFSDKGKLTSHTRTHTGEKPFACSVCGKKFSWEGNLRKHTRTHTGERPFPCSVCGLSFTDKGKLIIHTRTHTGERPFACSVCGQRFSDKIYLKSHTRTHTGEKPFSCTVCGQSFSERGTLKRHTRTHTGEKPFTCSVCDQSFSERGTLKRHTRKHTGEKPFACSICGKRVKRRHTLTAHIKRHTGEKLLTCSVCGQRFAYENLYKNHKCAGEYSTDQ, encoded by the exons ATGTGTGCGAGGAGGACAGctgagtacgaggaggaactttgcgGAACAAATGAGGACGGAAGACAACGTCAGCCACTGGACGCTGTTTGCAAGAAGCTTCCAGTTGGTTTACGCACAG ATGTCAGTGAAGCTCTTCGTCCTGAGTGGCAGGAGCCACAGTCCCCTCacgttaaagaggaagaggagcaggagTCTTGCGCCATCAAaaaggaggagcaagagttcctgaacattaaagaggaagagcaggagtTTATCATCAAGGTTCCATTGACTGGTATCTATTTGAAAGGTGAAAATGAAGGTAAAGGTCAAAGTGTGACGAACAGAGCGGCAGAGCCTCCAAGCAGTAGTTCAAGTCAACACACGACAACACAAGGTGAAGGAGTCCAATGTGTGGAATCAGCAGCAGACGGGCTCatagctccactatcagatagtgacggCACAACGTCACACTCTCTTCACGATGATGATGAACAGTCTGAGGGTCATAAGACAGatcacacaaacaacaaacgCTGGAAATGTTCACAGTGTGAGAAAAGCTTTGGGTATAAGAGCCATTTGAAAAGTCACATGATTAgccacactggggagaaaccttttgcctgctcgcTTTGCGCTAAAAGATTCTCTGATAAGGGAAAATTaacaagtcacacaagaacacacactggagagaaaccttttgcctgctcagtttgtggtaaaaaattCTCTTGGGAGGGCAATTTGAGAAAAcatacaagaacacacactggtgaaagaccttttccctgctcagtttgtggtcttAGCTTCACTGATAAGGGAAAATTAATAATacacacgagaacacacactggagagagaccctttgcctgctcagtttgtgggcaaagattCAGTGATAAGATATACTtgaaaagtcacacaagaacacatactggtgagaaacctttttcctgcacagtttgtggtcaaagtttCTCTGAAAGGGGAACattgaaaagacacacaagaacacatacTGGTGAAAAACCAtttacctgctcagtttgtgatcAAAGTTTCTCTGAAAGGGGAaccttaaaaagacacacaagaaaacacactggagagaaaccttttgcctgctccaTCTGTGGCAAAAGAGTCAAACGAAGACACACTTTGACAGCACATATAAAAaggcacactggagagaaacttttaacctgctcagtttgtggtcaaagatttgcTTATGAAAATCTGTATAAGAatcacaagtgtgctggtgaatATAGCACAGATCAATGA